The following nucleotide sequence is from Kiloniellales bacterium.
TCGGGCTCGTCGCGGGTGATCTTGTAGAGCAGCGTCGCCATGGAATCGCCCTCGAAGGGCTTCTGGCCGCTGCACATCTGGTAGAGCACGACGCCGACGGAAAAGAGATCGGAGCGGCCGTCGACCTTCTGCCCCATAACCTGCTCGGGGGACATGTACTGCGGCGTTCCCAGGACCGTGCCGACCTGGGTCTGCTGGGCGTTGGGATCGTCGATATGGGCGATCCCGAAATCGGCGATCTTGATCGTCTGGCCGTCCGCCAGGACCATGATGTTGCTCGGCTTGATGTCGCGATGGACGACACCGTGGCTATGCGCGTAGTCCAAGGCATCGGCCAGCTGGATGCCGATCGACAGAATCTTCTCCATTGGGACGGGCGTGCCGGGCTCGAAGACCTCGCCGAGCGGCGAACCGGTCACCAGCTCGATGATGATGTAGGGCCGGTTGTCGATCTGGCCGATGTCGTAGACCGTCACGATGTTGGGGTGAGAGAAGGCCCCGGCCGCCTTCGCTTCGCGCATGAAGCGTTCGACGTAGCTGTCGTCGAGACACCATTCCTTCTTCAGGATTTTCAGCGCCAGCTCACGGTCGATCTGGGGGTCGTAGGCCTTGTAGACCTCCGCCATCGAGCCTTCCCCGAGCAAGTCGAGTATCCGGTAGCGGCCTATCTGCTCGTACATCGAATCCTGCTTCTTTCCCAGCCTCGGCCAAGCTCATGCCTCGGCCCGCTTCCCCCGGGCCGAGTCACCCGCCTAATCGAAATCCTGCAGACCCGGACCCTTGTCCGGCTCCCCCGTTTCCTCCCCGCGCCGCTTGCGGCCAAAAAAATCCGCCCCGGACCCGACTTCGTCCTCGGGCCGAGCCTGCCCAATGGTCACCACGACCGACGTGACGTTGTCTCTCGCACCCCCTTCGACGGCCCGTTCGATCAGGCGCTCAGCCACGTTCCGACCATCGCTTGTCTGAAGAATGGACGAGATTTCATCATGATCCAGGATCTTGTTCAATCCGTCGCTGCAAATCAGGTAGACGTCGCCGTCGTGCAGTTCGCCGGCGATCATGTCGATTTGAAGATCGGGCTGGGCACCGACCGCCCGGGTCACGATGTTGCTCTGCGGATGAGTCTCGGCTTCGTCCCGGTCCAGCAGACCGAGCTTGATGAGCTCCTCGACCTGGGAGTGATCGCGGGTCAACTGGCGCAGTTGCCCGCCGCGGCACAGGTAGATGCGGCTGTCGCCAACCCAGAGGCAGATTGCCTGCCCCTTAAAACCGGCGAGGATCGCGACCGTGCTGCCGATCACCGCGCCGTCACGCCGCTCGGCGGCGAGCCTCAGCAGGGTCTCGTTGGCGCCGTAGAGCTGTTCGCGCACTTGGAGCAGGAGCTCCTCGCGGGTCCGTCCCGGACGCATCCGGCCCAAGGCCTCGACGATGGTCCTGCTGGCGACGTCTCCCGCCTGGTGACCGCCCATGCCGTCGGCAACCGCCCAGATCCCGATATCGGGGCGATCCAGGAAGGCGTCCTCGTTGACCTTGCGAACGGTGCCGACGTGGGAGCTGGCGACCGAACGCCACGTCAGAGCACTTGCTGCTGCATCGCCCAGATCAGAGCGGTTCACGCGGCCAACTCCCTCGGACCCGTTCGGAAACGTCGACGCCCTAGTGCCGTCAGAACGCGGACGCAGCAAAATGATCCCGCCGACCTGCGTCGCGTTCCACCGGCGATTCGCGGGATCAGTGTGGCCCATTTTCCGGTTCGCGGTAAAGGGCGAGAGCGGGCAGGCGAGCACGCGGCCGCGCTCGACACCAGGATGGCGCTGCGGCAAACTGCGAAGGCTGGGCGGCAAAGGCGGGCCCTGGTCGGCACGAGGCCGGACCAGCCGCCGCCGTCAGGCGACAGGGGTGCGAAGCGCGCGGAAGGCAGGTTACGGGGACGAGCGTGTCGGAAGAGAAGGATCCGATCACGGTTCTGGGCGCGGAGCCGATCAGCCCGCAAGCGCCGGGCGGGACCTCGGTCCGCTACGAGCCCGAGTTCGAACAGATCGAGACCGAGATCGCCAAGCTGGAGTCCTTGAACGGCTCGCCGGTCGATTGGCGGACCGTCGAGGATCTGGGTATCCGCATACTCAGCACGAAGTCCAAGGACCTTCTGGTCGCCAGCTTCCTGTGCCAGGCCCTGTTCGAACGACAGGGCTACAGCGGGCTGCGCTCCGGGCTGACGATGATACAGGAGCTGGTCACGACATTTTGGCCCGAGCTCTTCCCGCCGTTGAAGCGGAAACGGGCGCGCGCGGCTGCCCTGGACTGGCTGGTCGACAAGGTAAGTCACCGCCAGGAGAGAACAGAGCCCGCAGGTGATGACCGTGAAGCGCTGGAGGCCACTGTCGCCACGATCCAGACGCTCGAGCCGGCGCTTCAGGAACTGCTCGGTGATGCGGCGCCGAGCTTCGGCGAGTTGCGCCGCGCCTTGACCGACCGCCTCGGTGCCTTGCCGGAGCCGACCCCCGAGCCCGCGGCTGCCGAGACTATCGCGGCGCCCGCTTCCGAGGCGGCCCAAGCGGCCGCGCCGGCGGCGGTGGCGCCGGCTGTTCCGGCTCCGGACCCGGCGC
It contains:
- a CDS encoding serine/threonine-protein kinase → MYEQIGRYRILDLLGEGSMAEVYKAYDPQIDRELALKILKKEWCLDDSYVERFMREAKAAGAFSHPNIVTVYDIGQIDNRPYIIIELVTGSPLGEVFEPGTPVPMEKILSIGIQLADALDYAHSHGVVHRDIKPSNIMVLADGQTIKIADFGIAHIDDPNAQQTQVGTVLGTPQYMSPEQVMGQKVDGRSDLFSVGVVLYQMCSGQKPFEGDSMATLLYKITRDEP
- a CDS encoding protein phosphatase 2C domain-containing protein, with protein sequence MPPSLRSLPQRHPGVERGRVLACPLSPFTANRKMGHTDPANRRWNATQVGGIILLRPRSDGTRASTFPNGSEGVGRVNRSDLGDAAASALTWRSVASSHVGTVRKVNEDAFLDRPDIGIWAVADGMGGHQAGDVASRTIVEALGRMRPGRTREELLLQVREQLYGANETLLRLAAERRDGAVIGSTVAILAGFKGQAICLWVGDSRIYLCRGGQLRQLTRDHSQVEELIKLGLLDRDEAETHPQSNIVTRAVGAQPDLQIDMIAGELHDGDVYLICSDGLNKILDHDEISSILQTSDGRNVAERLIERAVEGGARDNVTSVVVTIGQARPEDEVGSGADFFGRKRRGEETGEPDKGPGLQDFD